DNA sequence from the Liolophura sinensis isolate JHLJ2023 chromosome 1, CUHK_Ljap_v2, whole genome shotgun sequence genome:
AATTGACTGTGTATAGGAGCAGTAAACTGTGTACAGGAACAAACAGCTAACAGCCTTGTATACAGACAGTACACCTTGCTGTATATGATACAGCAAGCACTAAAGCCGCTTTATCAGATCAAGATCAAGATTTATTCCGGGAATATCTGACTTATTATTGGATTCCTCATCCGCATTTGAGCTATTTCATCCAAAAGATATACTATGACAGTTCAAAGTATTAACGAACATAAAATCCCACTTTGACAGAATTATAGAATTTCAGTAGCGAAATCACAGGTGAATCATATATTAGGGCATACGATTATTGGTaactataaaatatataaatacatacctaaaaatataaaatctcAAGTGCAATAATGATTACCGTATAATCGATAACAATCAATCTacttaataatttaaaattagtAAATGTATTCTTACACTGTAAATAGCTTTCTAAAATTCTCTTTCATGTACGTCAACAGCAGTATATAACTGATACGCAAACAGATTTCTGGACAGattatatatatgcatagatATCTTATTGCTGTGTCCAGCGTCCTTTCATAAGATTGGACACCTTGCATACAACCCATGGACGGAGAAGGACGTCCTATGGTTTCAGGGCTACCACGCCACCATATACAAGAGCCCCACAGCAATATATCCaataaataatgtgattttCAAGCAGTAGCTCATCGACGAAAATCGACGAACAAGAATGGGGCAAGCGCCATTTCTAAGTTGTGTGCACACTGTGAAAACAATGTAGAAATGTAACGGCTGTTGGGGTTTAAATCAAAATCTTTCAAATCACATCTTTTGAgccaaaacataaatatatcatcTCTAGTTCTTGTGTTGTACAATATAACAATAAATACCTGTCAAAAATTTGGCTACTTgaggcgctagcgcagcgtaatcacccaggtgtctctcaccaatgcggtcgctgtgagttcacgtccagctcatgctggcttcctctccggccatacgtgggaaggtttgtcagctgcggatggtcgtgggtttcccccgggctctgcccggtttccacccaccatattgctggacgccgtcgtataagtgaaatattcttgagtacggcgtaaaacaccaatcaaataaataaataaataatacaatcatataaatgaatcaGTTTATGCATTCTGATTCTATGAACCTACCACATTCTTCCTAAATGTAATTAGGCACATCTATAGTTGTGCACATCTATTACTAACAAACACACAAGATTTTTGCTCAAATCTACAGTGTACATAGCAACATCATGGAAACTATTCACATAAAAGTATACTATATGGAAGGACAAAACAATCTCAGCATATTACATCAAATATAACTTAAAACTCTAAAGTAAGCAAGCGTTTAGGAATATTTtcgagtagggcgtaaaacaccaagaaaataaatcaaataaatcaagagtTTAAGCGAACCCGATACATGCGCTCGAACAATTGGTCTTTGGAAACATGTAACAGTGGTTACTCACTGCAATTCTGCTATACTGCTGAGTGAGAGAAAGTAATTCACTTCggtttcaaaaataaaattgttgtcaTGCCTATATTAATCGACGTGCCATCTCATAAGTGAACGAAATAACACGTAAACATTAAAGGTATGCATGCAACAGTTTGCCTTTTATCTGTTTACCCCCACGGCCGGTTGCTCAAATTCCAGGTCACTATCACTGTCGGACTGTACGCAGACAACTGCTTGACCATTGCTTCCTGAATGCAACAACCTTTTTAAGCCAACATCGTTTTCTGCGATTCCATTTCTCCGACGACAGCAGACATGGATGGTTACGGTCGTCACCAGTAGGATAATGAAGTCAGCCAGCGCGTGCCATGCAAAGAGTAAGGTTACCAGTGTTAATTCCCCGTGGTCGTCGGCCTTCCATGGTACTGCATTTGGCGATGGGTTGTAAAGAATAAAACCAACTTGCCAAAACCAGGTGCCCTGAATAAGCGAAAAGTATGCCCGAGCCAGAGGGGACAAGATAGAATGTCGATATTTCATCTCTACAATCACCGAGATGATACAAGCGTACACCACATACAACAGCAGTGTATGAACGAGAACGTCCAGTTGAGAGCGGCCATGAAGATGGAATTTGAAAAGAAGTCCTTCGACCATGAATGCCATAGCAAGAGTTACATACTCAGTGTCACGTGGAAGGGGGGCCTTGAAATGTTGTAACAAATCAATTACACCATTGAAACCGAAATACGCAAACATAGTGGCATGTTGAGCATTTCCCATGGCAACAAACTTCCCATTGTTGAATCCTGTATATATCTCTATGCTCAAAGCAATTGTCGTCAGCAAAACTTTGAGCAAACCTTCCAATGGAAAACGCTGAAGTTTGCCGTAAGGAAAGTAGAATGAAGCAAAAGATTTGAAGCGCGTGTCTCCCTTTGAGCTTTGTAGAAACTTGACGTAGGCGCAGGTAGTTAAGAAAAATGCATATACAATGAAGAAGCTACCGGGTAAGGCGTGACCCCCAAACGAGCCCATGATCCAGACCGTAAAGAGAACCTGGAAATTGTAAAgagtaaaaataaatgaagtatatattatCTATTGGTGTGCCCTCCCGTGTCCCGAGATCATGCTTTGTATAGTTTACACATGCGCCATATAATGAGATGCTTTTTACACGTATATATGTCTGACATAGAGAAACTATACAAACTGGCATTTCACTTCATAATGTGTCCCATAACTGCATATAACTCTGCTTTAGATTATGTATATACAGTCTGTCGCTATATATAGGTATCATaggaaaacatttaaaagaatAAGGTGTTTCAGCTCAGAAGATGGAATTACACACTGCGGATATGACAATGACGAAGTAACTGCCAAACTCAAAGAAACCTTGGCTGTAAGAAAATGGAACAGAGCTGGAAATGTTCAGTGAGGTATTTTGAGTTTTGCCTTGTACTTTTCTGTATTAAATTTTTTCAGGCTCGATTATTTTATGTGCGCTTAACTTTGTAGCTGCGTGGCGTTGTTTATAATACCACTAGTGCAGGAGGCCCAGCGCTTATATGTCATGTGACGTCACGCGGGACTAGCTGACACGGTAAAATGGCGCACCCATTTAAGTGCCTTTGACgatcatttgctatttattctTTTGATAAGCGTtgtggatgttttttttaatatttttagaacaccCTTGGAAAACTTCTTTGAGAATTACTTCAAATTTATTCACTGAGTTGCTATTCACTTTAAAGACCTTGGTCCTCCATGGTCATAGCTGATTTGTGAAAGTATTACaagtaaactctgtcaaaaaagaaaggcaacccccgtattttagagattttaatatttagttttaggacggcacaacttttttcttattgaagacagaagtaagaaatttggcagaataataatcaagatggtcatgtttaaaactgtcttttcaaaagtcatttcacagacaccagttgctcaccagggggcgtcttcctcagtatctcgtatgaccaccacgagctgcaatcactgcacggcatctccttggacaagaacggataagacgccggattttctcctggggaatggccctccactcctcctgtaacgcaatggcgagctgttgaagcgtctgtggcggtggctgacgttgacgcacgtgtcgatccagagtatcccacaggtgttcaatagggttgaggtctggtgatttagagggccacggcaagacactgatgttggaatcctgcagaaagttcattgttgcacgtgcagtatgaggcctggcgttgtcctgttgaaaaaagctgtgtctgtcggtcaataatcgggagaaggtgaggctgtaacacgtggttgatgtaacgttgggctgtcaggttccctggaacgatcaccaattCTGATTTCTGgctgtacgagatggctccccaaaccatagcactgcctccgccaaatctgtccacctgccggacgcagatgggcgcaaagcgttcatgacgtctcctatacacaagCTGCCTTCCGTcctgacgtgtcaaaagaaaacgggactcatcagaaaaccagatgcgcctccagttttgtaaagtccatatccttacgttgttgcaccacctgagtcgtaggcgtcgatgtaaggggcgtagtacaggtccaacaactggtctacaggcacgtaaacccgcttctttcagacggttcctaatcgtttgagccgacactctcctcaaacctggtatatgtgtggcagtcacggttggtagggcatgccgattacgcaggtgaaggacccggttgtaccgatcttgaagtggggtcgtgattcttggcctttaaagttgttgtaacggctccaaagtcgggatatcgttgttttgtgaacatttaggtgtcgtgcaatagtaccaaaactttccccggcttgaagacgaccaatggcgatatttcggtcggcagcactcagtcgcggcattttaccgactgcctatcgtcgacgaatgaatgaataaaatacgaaagcacatagacttttatacacccccacactataactgccattgacatgatttgcatctGAATGGtactgtgtgcgacgtcaacagggtcagtccatgcgttgtgacgtcataagcaataaaatacacttaggagagaaaaggcagttgtttggatggtaatcttcattaaaaacgtgtataatttcattacatttggctaaaatttagttttatctt
Encoded proteins:
- the LOC135479558 gene encoding transmembrane protein 45B-like, translated to MGSFGGHALPGSFFIVYAFFLTTCAYVKFLQSSKGDTRFKSFASFYFPYGKLQRFPLEGLLKVLLTTIALSIEIYTGFNNGKFVAMGNAQHATMFAYFGFNGVIDLLQHFKAPLPRDTEYVTLAMAFMVEGLLFKFHLHGRSQLDVLVHTLLLYVVYACIISVIVEMKYRHSILSPLARAYFSLIQGTWFWQVGFILYNPSPNAVPWKADDHGELTLVTLLFAWHALADFIILLVTTVTIHVCCRRRNGIAENDVGLKRLLHSGSNGQAVVCVQSDSDSDLEFEQPAVGVNR